One Pseudomonas sp. HOU2 genomic window carries:
- a CDS encoding HAD-IA family hydrolase: MSAHDNVFDRAFGAFLFDMDGTVLNSIAAAERVWAAWAERHGVDVESFLPTIHGARAIDTIRRLNLPGVDAEAQAAFIAQAEIDDVEGIVQIPGAAAFLDALPKERWAMVTSAPRDLALRRMAAAGIAEPAVMITAEDVTAGKPDPAGYRLAAKRLGIEPADCLIFEDATVGIQAAEAAGAALMIITTTHQHPLETRHATTDSYESLSVTVDSQNQLRLQKT, translated from the coding sequence TTGTCTGCTCACGATAACGTCTTCGACCGCGCGTTCGGCGCGTTCCTGTTCGACATGGACGGTACCGTCCTCAATTCCATCGCCGCCGCCGAGCGGGTCTGGGCCGCGTGGGCCGAGCGGCACGGGGTTGATGTCGAGAGCTTCCTGCCGACCATTCACGGTGCTCGCGCCATCGACACCATCCGCCGCCTGAACCTGCCGGGGGTAGACGCCGAGGCGCAAGCGGCGTTTATCGCGCAGGCGGAAATCGACGACGTGGAAGGGATCGTGCAGATTCCCGGGGCGGCGGCGTTTCTCGATGCCTTGCCAAAGGAGCGCTGGGCGATGGTGACTTCGGCACCACGGGATCTGGCGTTGCGGCGGATGGCGGCGGCGGGAATTGCCGAGCCTGCAGTGATGATCACGGCTGAGGATGTGACCGCTGGCAAGCCTGATCCGGCGGGTTACCGTCTGGCGGCAAAGCGCCTCGGGATCGAGCCTGCCGACTGTCTGATCTTCGAAGACGCCACCGTAGGTATCCAGGCCGCTGAAGCTGCCGGAGCAGCGCTGATGATCATCACCACCACCCACCAGCATCCGCTCGAAACCCGCCACGCGACTACCGACAGCTATGAGTCGCTAAGCGTCACCGTCGATAGCCAAAACCAACTGCGCCTGCAAAAAACCTGA
- a CDS encoding isoprenylcysteine carboxylmethyltransferase family protein, with the protein MKMSAQMTVVAVLATLAYLGLAVWGIGGPAVFFSHGALVLVALATVLMVVASLFTDVNMSSGEREDRANRWVIPAFGVIGLVSGFLPAYCDRIDFWTFGAEGVRWLGALLFIVGGALRLWPVFVLGRRFSGLVAIQPGHRLVTDGIYTRLRNPSYLGLVVNAVGWALAFRSSVGLMLAALTLIPLIARIHSEEALLRGQFGAEYEAYCARSWRLLPGIY; encoded by the coding sequence ATGAAAATGTCTGCGCAAATGACCGTGGTCGCGGTGCTGGCCACCCTTGCCTATCTGGGGCTGGCGGTGTGGGGCATTGGCGGGCCGGCGGTGTTCTTTTCGCATGGGGCGCTGGTGCTGGTAGCGCTGGCCACGGTGCTGATGGTGGTGGCGTCGCTGTTCACCGATGTGAACATGAGTTCCGGGGAGCGCGAGGACCGGGCCAATCGCTGGGTGATTCCGGCGTTCGGCGTCATTGGTCTGGTCAGCGGTTTTCTCCCGGCGTACTGCGATCGCATCGACTTCTGGACCTTCGGCGCTGAAGGCGTGCGTTGGCTCGGCGCGTTGCTGTTTATCGTCGGTGGCGCGCTGCGGCTGTGGCCGGTGTTTGTGCTGGGCCGGCGGTTCAGCGGTTTGGTGGCGATTCAGCCGGGGCATCGCTTGGTCACCGACGGCATCTACACGCGCCTGCGCAATCCGAGCTATCTGGGGCTGGTGGTCAATGCCGTGGGCTGGGCGCTGGCGTTTCGTTCCAGTGTCGGGTTGATGCTGGCGGCGCTGACGTTGATTCCGCTGATTGCGCGTATTCACTCGGAAGAGGCGCTGCTGCGCGGGCAGTTTGGTGCGGAGTACGAGGCTTATTGCGCGCGTAGCTGGCGGCTTCTGCCTGGCATCTATTGA
- a CDS encoding HAMP domain-containing sensor histidine kinase produces MSLPNPSDGWRSSSSRLLALYSSLFVAWSAILMGVMYFEVSGYLDNLAKHSLMQRQHLFSHFRGEQLEEALAASMTFDIRGIDAYGLFDAQGVYLGGALQQLPEGLPLDGKIHTLDDCADSDDPTLPADSCDAVATQTRDGRWLVLLRDNGSLFAVTRIILHALFWGVSLTILPGIAGWHLLRRRPMRRIRAIQDSAQAIVAGDLTHRLPLSNRRDELDMLAAIVNAMLDRIERLMHEVKGVCDNIAHDLRTPLTRLRAQLYRMQQQAGEGSQEAAQLDLVLAEADTLMARFRGLLRISELEDRQRRSGFVELDPVQLLEELHEFYLPLAEEGELLFVLNMPETLPPLNGDRALLFEALANLLSNSIKFTPAGGTVILRGVNDGGHTRIEVHDSGPGIPEAEREAVFQRFYRAEGGQPQSGFGLGLSIVAAIVSLHGFNLEVGSSELGGAKLVLDCRQSLIANS; encoded by the coding sequence ATGTCATTGCCGAACCCGTCTGACGGCTGGCGCTCCTCCAGCAGTCGACTGCTGGCGCTGTACAGTTCGCTGTTCGTGGCCTGGAGCGCGATCCTCATGGGGGTCATGTATTTCGAGGTCTCCGGTTACCTCGACAACCTCGCCAAGCATTCGCTGATGCAACGTCAGCATCTGTTTTCGCACTTTCGCGGTGAGCAACTGGAAGAAGCCCTCGCCGCCAGCATGACCTTCGATATCCGCGGCATCGACGCCTATGGCCTGTTCGACGCCCAGGGCGTGTACCTCGGCGGCGCCCTGCAGCAGTTGCCCGAAGGTCTGCCGCTGGATGGCAAGATCCACACGCTCGACGACTGCGCCGACTCCGACGACCCGACCCTGCCCGCCGACAGTTGCGACGCGGTGGCGACCCAGACCCGCGACGGTCGCTGGCTGGTGTTGTTGCGCGATAACGGTTCGTTGTTCGCGGTGACGCGGATCATCCTGCATGCGTTGTTCTGGGGGGTGTCGCTGACGATCCTGCCGGGGATTGCCGGTTGGCATCTGCTGCGCCGCCGGCCGATGCGCCGTATCCGGGCAATTCAGGACAGCGCCCAGGCAATTGTCGCCGGCGACCTGACTCACCGCTTGCCGCTGTCCAATCGCCGCGATGAACTGGACATGCTCGCCGCCATCGTCAACGCCATGCTCGATCGCATCGAACGGCTGATGCATGAAGTCAAAGGCGTGTGCGACAACATCGCCCATGACTTGCGTACGCCGCTGACGCGTTTGCGCGCGCAGTTGTATCGCATGCAGCAGCAGGCCGGTGAAGGTTCACAGGAAGCGGCGCAACTGGATCTGGTGCTGGCGGAAGCGGATACGCTGATGGCGCGGTTTCGCGGATTGCTGCGGATTTCCGAACTGGAAGATCGCCAGCGGCGCTCGGGTTTCGTCGAGCTGGACCCGGTGCAGTTGCTGGAAGAATTGCATGAGTTCTATCTGCCCCTGGCCGAGGAAGGTGAACTGCTGTTCGTGCTGAACATGCCGGAAACCCTGCCGCCGCTCAATGGCGACCGGGCGTTGTTGTTCGAGGCCCTGGCAAACCTGCTGAGCAACTCGATCAAGTTCACCCCGGCGGGCGGCACGGTGATTCTGCGTGGCGTGAATGATGGCGGGCATACGCGCATCGAGGTTCACGATTCCGGGCCGGGGATTCCCGAGGCCGAGCGCGAGGCGGTGTTCCAGCGCTTTTATCGCGCCGAGGGCGGGCAACCGCAGAGCGGCTTTGGTCTGGGCCTGTCGATTGTGGCGGCGATTGTCAGCCTGCATGGCTTCAATCTTGAAGTGGGCAGCAGTGAGCTGGGCGGGGCGAAACTGGTGCTCGATTGTCGGCAGAGTTTGATCGCCAACTCCTGA
- a CDS encoding class I SAM-dependent methyltransferase: protein MNPEALATLRAHLLPALAAAPSETRRLFHGRGRCWPGLEQLTVDWLQGVVLVSLFKEPLPEQLEALKQLLLDLSTSAEWQQCGAHTLLLQHRYLPQSTAEWLLGNEIDEMSIVEGGLQYRVDLGRKQNAGLFLDMRYGRNWVREQAAGKRVLNLFAYTCGFSVAAIEGGASHVVNLDMSRAALSRGRDNHRLNGHDLSKVSFLGHDLFKSWGKVINSGPYDLVIIDPPSFQKGSFLLTKDYQRVLRRLPELLTADGTVLACMNDPSFGSDFLIDGVMQEAPSLRFEQRLENPPEFADVDPESGLKALVFKRLD from the coding sequence ATGAACCCTGAAGCCCTCGCCACACTCCGAGCCCATCTGTTGCCGGCACTCGCCGCGGCACCGAGCGAAACCCGTCGCCTGTTCCATGGCCGCGGACGTTGCTGGCCAGGGCTGGAACAGTTGACGGTGGACTGGCTGCAAGGCGTGGTGCTGGTCTCGCTGTTCAAGGAGCCGCTGCCGGAGCAACTCGAAGCGCTCAAGCAATTGCTGCTCGACCTCAGCACCTCAGCCGAATGGCAACAGTGCGGCGCACACACCTTGCTGCTGCAACATCGGTATTTGCCACAAAGCACCGCCGAATGGTTGCTGGGCAACGAAATCGACGAGATGAGCATCGTCGAGGGCGGCTTGCAGTACCGCGTCGACCTGGGTCGCAAGCAGAACGCCGGGCTGTTTCTCGACATGCGTTACGGGCGCAACTGGGTGCGTGAACAAGCGGCGGGCAAACGGGTGCTGAACCTGTTCGCCTACACCTGCGGGTTTTCCGTGGCGGCTATCGAAGGTGGCGCCAGCCATGTGGTCAACCTCGACATGTCCCGCGCCGCCCTGAGCCGTGGCCGCGACAATCACCGCCTGAACGGGCATGACCTGAGCAAGGTGAGCTTCCTTGGCCACGACCTGTTCAAGTCCTGGGGCAAGGTCATCAACAGCGGCCCGTACGATCTGGTGATCATCGATCCGCCGTCGTTCCAGAAAGGCAGTTTTCTGCTGACCAAGGACTACCAGCGCGTGCTGCGCCGTTTGCCGGAATTGCTCACGGCGGACGGCACGGTGCTGGCGTGCATGAATGATCCGTCGTTTGGTTCGGACTTTTTGATTGATGGCGTAATGCAGGAAGCGCCGAGTCTGCGCTTTGAGCAGCGGCTGGAGAACCCGCCGGAGTTTGCGGATGTTGATCCCGAGAGCGGTCTTAAAGCGCTCGTCTTCAAACGCCTCGATTGA
- a CDS encoding response regulator produces MSPTPTPSALLPGGLILVVEDDPLILEFLCEILQEEGFKVEPQTSADAAKLYLEEHAPEVALLLTDITMPGEINGAGLANLVGERWPDKPVMVMSGYETPETSGVKHPVAFIKKPWAIGQLLDCVDSAFKSKAARLH; encoded by the coding sequence ATGAGTCCAACACCGACACCGAGCGCGCTCCTTCCTGGCGGGTTGATTCTGGTGGTTGAGGACGACCCGTTGATTCTGGAGTTTCTCTGCGAAATTCTTCAGGAGGAAGGTTTCAAGGTCGAGCCGCAAACCAGCGCGGATGCAGCCAAGCTGTATCTGGAAGAACATGCGCCGGAAGTCGCGCTGCTGCTCACCGATATCACCATGCCCGGTGAAATCAACGGGGCAGGGCTGGCCAACCTGGTCGGCGAGCGCTGGCCGGACAAACCGGTGATGGTCATGTCCGGTTATGAAACCCCGGAGACTTCCGGGGTCAAGCACCCGGTGGCGTTCATCAAGAAGCCCTGGGCCATCGGCCAGTTGCTCGACTGTGTCGACAGCGCGTTCAAGTCCAAGGCCGCGCGTCTGCACTGA
- the hcnB gene encoding cyanide-forming glycine dehydrogenase subunit HcnB: MSLQPVIVGGGPAGMAAAIELARHGVRCTLLEEASRLGGVVYRGPLRDGVQLDYLGPRYAEALSTLHGDFQEQSGLIDVRLNHRVVGAEGTRALVVLDGDEQLHEIEYPQLLLAAGCHERSVPFPGWTLPGVIMLGGLQLQIKSGVVKPQGPVIIAGTGPLLPLVATQLHASGVKVAGVYEACAFGKIARESLALLNKPQLFLDGLSMLAYLKLHGIPMNYGWGVVEAHGEGELKSVTVAPYSASWEPDLTQVERFEAQTLAVGYGFIPRTQLSQQMGLDHGFSDDGYLRANSNVWQQSNEPHVHLAGDMGGIRGGEAAMLAGKIAATSILLQRGVIEEELARVRRDRYLGKLKSIVRFRAAVDRYTERGVGQTALPAADTVICRCEHATRADIDLALEQGVQDIASLKMRTRVSMGDCQGRMCVGYCSDRLRQATGRKDVGWLRPRFPIDPIPFSAFQSVGTEAASHE; encoded by the coding sequence ATGAGCCTGCAACCGGTGATCGTCGGCGGTGGTCCGGCGGGGATGGCGGCGGCCATCGAACTGGCGCGCCATGGTGTGCGCTGCACCTTGCTCGAAGAAGCCTCGCGCCTCGGCGGCGTGGTCTATCGCGGGCCGCTGCGTGACGGCGTGCAACTGGATTATCTGGGGCCGCGCTATGCCGAAGCCCTGAGCACATTGCACGGTGATTTCCAGGAGCAATCCGGGCTGATCGACGTGCGCCTCAATCACCGCGTGGTCGGCGCCGAAGGCACCCGTGCGCTGGTGGTGCTCGACGGCGATGAGCAACTGCACGAGATCGAATACCCGCAATTGCTGCTGGCCGCCGGTTGCCACGAGCGCAGCGTGCCGTTCCCCGGCTGGACCCTGCCGGGGGTGATCATGCTCGGCGGCCTGCAACTGCAAATCAAAAGTGGCGTGGTCAAGCCGCAAGGGCCGGTGATCATTGCCGGCACCGGGCCGCTGCTGCCGCTGGTGGCGACCCAGTTGCATGCGTCCGGGGTCAAGGTCGCGGGCGTTTATGAAGCCTGCGCGTTCGGCAAGATCGCCCGCGAAAGTCTGGCGCTGCTGAACAAACCGCAGCTGTTCCTCGACGGCCTGAGCATGCTTGCCTATCTGAAGCTGCATGGCATTCCGATGAACTACGGCTGGGGCGTTGTCGAAGCCCACGGCGAAGGTGAATTGAAGAGCGTGACTGTCGCGCCGTATTCGGCCAGTTGGGAACCTGATCTGACTCAGGTCGAGCGCTTCGAAGCCCAGACCCTGGCGGTCGGTTACGGCTTCATCCCGCGCACCCAACTCAGTCAGCAGATGGGCCTCGATCACGGTTTCAGCGACGACGGCTACCTGCGCGCCAATTCCAATGTGTGGCAGCAAAGCAACGAACCGCACGTGCATCTGGCCGGTGACATGGGCGGGATTCGCGGCGGTGAAGCGGCGATGCTTGCGGGCAAGATCGCCGCGACCTCGATCCTCCTGCAACGCGGGGTGATCGAAGAAGAACTGGCACGGGTTCGCCGCGACCGTTACCTGGGCAAACTCAAATCCATCGTGCGCTTCCGTGCGGCGGTCGATCGCTACACCGAACGCGGTGTCGGCCAGACCGCTTTGCCGGCCGCCGACACGGTGATCTGCCGCTGCGAACATGCGACCCGCGCTGACATCGATCTGGCGCTGGAGCAGGGCGTGCAGGACATCGCCAGCCTGAAGATGCGCACCCGGGTGAGCATGGGCGATTGTCAGGGCCGGATGTGCGTCGGCTATTGCAGCGACCGTCTGCGTCAGGCCACCGGGCGCAAGGACGTTGGCTGGCTGCGTCCGCGTTTCCCGATTGATCCGATTCCATTTTCCGCGTTCCAGTCCGTCGGCACGGAGGCCGCTTCCCATGAGTAA
- a CDS encoding SDR family oxidoreductase, with protein sequence MKIDLSGKLAIVSGSTAGIGLGISQSLAEAGATVVVIGRDTAKVEQALASIRQKVPAAQLRGLTADLGTAEGAEKLFAAEPRADILVNNLGIFDAVDFFDTPDSEWTRFYEVNVISGVRLSRHYAPAMVEQGWGRIIFLSSESGVATPADMLNYGVTKSANLAVSHGLAKRLAGTGVTVNAILPGPTFTDGLEQMLKDAAAESGRSLRDEADAFVQKARPTSIIQRVADVEEVAHLVTYIASPLSSATTGAALRVDGGVVDSMAI encoded by the coding sequence ATGAAAATAGATCTGAGTGGAAAACTGGCGATCGTCAGCGGCAGCACCGCCGGTATAGGTCTGGGCATCAGCCAGTCGCTGGCCGAAGCCGGCGCCACAGTGGTGGTGATCGGTCGGGACACGGCCAAGGTCGAGCAGGCGCTGGCGAGCATCCGGCAGAAGGTGCCGGCTGCACAATTGCGCGGTCTGACGGCGGATCTGGGCACCGCCGAAGGCGCGGAAAAACTGTTCGCCGCCGAGCCGCGCGCCGACATTCTGGTGAACAATCTCGGCATTTTCGATGCGGTGGATTTTTTCGACACCCCGGACAGCGAGTGGACGCGTTTCTACGAGGTCAACGTGATTTCCGGCGTGCGCCTGTCGCGGCATTACGCGCCGGCGATGGTCGAGCAGGGTTGGGGGCGGATCATTTTCCTGTCTTCGGAATCCGGCGTGGCGACGCCGGCCGACATGCTCAACTATGGTGTGACCAAAAGCGCCAATCTGGCGGTGTCCCATGGTCTGGCCAAGCGTCTGGCTGGCACTGGCGTCACGGTCAATGCGATCCTGCCGGGGCCGACCTTCACCGATGGCCTGGAGCAGATGCTCAAGGACGCCGCTGCCGAATCCGGCCGCAGCCTGCGCGATGAAGCCGATGCCTTTGTGCAGAAGGCTCGCCCGACCTCGATCATCCAGCGTGTGGCCGATGTCGAAGAAGTCGCGCATCTGGTGACTTACATCGCTTCGCCGCTGTCTTCGGCCACCACCGGCGCGGCCCTGCGGGTCGATGGCGGCGTTGTCGACAGCATGGCGATCTGA
- a CDS encoding (2Fe-2S)-binding protein: MHCLERTFDIQPLTQADMTVHINGQAVSAAIGETVLSVIQSLGVRQVARNDHNQISGAYCGMGVCQCCLVKINGRHKRRACQTVVRDGMQIETQVNRINEQEVV; encoded by the coding sequence ATGCACTGCCTAGAACGCACCTTCGATATCCAGCCCCTGACCCAGGCGGATATGACCGTCCACATCAACGGCCAAGCGGTCAGCGCGGCTATCGGCGAAACCGTCCTCAGCGTCATTCAGTCCCTCGGCGTGCGCCAGGTCGCACGCAACGATCACAACCAGATCAGCGGTGCCTACTGCGGCATGGGCGTGTGCCAGTGCTGCCTGGTGAAAATCAACGGCCGCCACAAGCGCCGCGCCTGCCAGACCGTGGTGCGCGACGGCATGCAGATTGAAACCCAGGTCAACCGCATCAACGAGCAGGAGGTTGTATGA
- a CDS encoding aldo/keto reductase, producing MSLKDKLPGPLGFGTAPLGNMFRAIPEDEAQATVHAAWDAGVRYFDTAPFYGSGLSEIRLGEALKQYQRDDYVLSSKVGRVILDEVEDAAARDLGEKSGVFEHGRPNKIVNDYSADATPRSIEDSLKRLQTDRLDIVWVHDIAQDFYGDQWLEYFNQARTGAFKVLTRLREEGVIKGWGLGVNKVEPCELTLDLTEAQPDGFLLAGRYTLLDHDRALQRLMDAALAQNVEIVVGGPYSSGILAGGAHFEYQKASPQIIARVEQIKRIAATFNVDVKAAALQFSLANPAVAAVIPGASKPGRIAEDVAALSALIPAGFWQAMRDAKLVSERAPLPIDEVKA from the coding sequence ATGAGCTTGAAAGACAAATTGCCCGGCCCACTGGGCTTCGGCACCGCGCCACTGGGTAACATGTTCCGAGCCATCCCCGAAGACGAAGCGCAAGCCACCGTGCACGCCGCGTGGGATGCCGGTGTGCGCTACTTCGACACCGCACCGTTTTATGGCTCGGGGCTTTCGGAAATCCGCCTCGGCGAGGCGCTCAAGCAGTACCAGCGCGATGACTACGTGCTCAGCAGCAAAGTCGGCCGGGTGATTCTCGATGAAGTCGAAGACGCCGCCGCCCGTGATCTGGGCGAAAAAAGCGGGGTGTTCGAACACGGTCGGCCGAACAAAATCGTCAATGATTACAGCGCCGACGCCACGCCGCGCTCGATCGAAGACAGTCTCAAACGCCTGCAGACCGATCGCCTGGACATCGTCTGGGTCCACGACATCGCCCAGGACTTCTACGGTGATCAATGGCTGGAATACTTCAATCAGGCCCGCACCGGCGCTTTCAAAGTGCTGACCCGACTGCGCGAAGAAGGCGTGATCAAGGGCTGGGGCCTGGGCGTGAACAAGGTCGAGCCGTGCGAACTGACCCTCGATCTGACGGAAGCGCAACCGGATGGTTTCCTGCTCGCCGGGCGTTACACCTTGCTCGATCACGACCGTGCGCTACAACGTCTGATGGACGCGGCGCTGGCGCAGAACGTCGAGATCGTGGTCGGCGGCCCGTACAGTTCCGGGATTCTGGCCGGCGGCGCGCACTTTGAATACCAGAAGGCCAGCCCGCAGATCATCGCCAGGGTCGAGCAGATCAAACGTATCGCCGCTACGTTTAACGTCGATGTAAAAGCGGCAGCCCTGCAATTCTCGCTGGCCAATCCCGCCGTTGCTGCGGTGATTCCGGGTGCGAGCAAACCGGGGCGCATTGCTGAAGATGTCGCGGCATTGTCGGCGCTGATTCCCGCCGGTTTCTGGCAGGCCATGCGTGACGCAAAACTGGTGTCCGAACGTGCACCGTTGCCAATCGATGAGGTGAAAGCATGA
- a CDS encoding SRPBCC family protein, producing MATASATIDIPASADQVWQLIGGFNTLPDWLPFIPNSELSEGGRVRTLQTADGGVVIERLQAFDNTARTYSYSIEQAPFPATDYLATIKVEAQGQGARVTWSGRFNAKGVSDEEVVALFSGIYQGGLEALRANYPA from the coding sequence ATGGCAACTGCATCTGCAACCATCGACATTCCGGCCTCGGCCGATCAGGTCTGGCAATTGATCGGCGGCTTCAACACGCTGCCGGACTGGCTGCCTTTCATTCCCAACAGTGAACTGAGCGAAGGCGGTCGCGTGCGCACCCTGCAAACCGCCGATGGCGGCGTGGTGATCGAGCGCCTGCAAGCGTTCGACAACACCGCCAGGACTTACAGTTACTCGATCGAACAGGCGCCGTTCCCGGCCACCGATTACCTGGCGACGATCAAGGTCGAAGCCCAGGGGCAGGGCGCCCGGGTGACATGGTCGGGTCGCTTCAACGCCAAGGGTGTGAGCGATGAGGAAGTGGTGGCGCTGTTCAGCGGCATCTATCAGGGTGGGCTTGAAGCACTGCGGGCCAATTACCCGGCCTGA
- a CDS encoding LysR substrate-binding domain-containing protein gives MIDIRQLRYFVAVAEEEHVGRAAERLHISQSPLSRQIAQLEERLGLTLFERSQQRIRLTRDGQTFLAETRALLTHASRLESLGKRLGRGEEGGLCIGYSENAMHAGVLPNALRVLRVDRPNVHVALYNLSSAEQLEGLRQRSLDIALVSEPPTDDDPDLLGFQVLDDPMLLALPEQHPLARQDALHPADLAGQEWIGVQARQGAGDEFVSACIRAGFTPDVRMQATEPFTALGLVASGLGIAMIQKGLSHNAPPGVVLREVPWLAFTTPLWAAWHRINLRPLVETFRKVLTDPTPSDQSTRASGGQPAGDGGGISGIAVD, from the coding sequence ATGATCGACATCCGCCAATTGCGCTACTTCGTTGCCGTCGCCGAAGAAGAACACGTCGGCCGCGCGGCCGAACGACTGCATATTTCCCAGTCGCCGCTGAGCCGGCAGATCGCCCAGCTTGAAGAGCGCCTGGGCCTGACCCTGTTCGAGCGCAGTCAGCAACGCATCCGCCTGACCCGCGACGGCCAGACTTTTCTTGCCGAAACCCGCGCCCTGCTGACCCACGCCAGTCGCCTGGAATCCCTCGGCAAACGCCTGGGGCGTGGTGAAGAAGGCGGTTTGTGCATCGGTTACAGCGAGAACGCCATGCACGCCGGGGTGCTGCCCAATGCCCTGCGGGTGTTGCGGGTGGATCGGCCGAATGTGCACGTCGCGTTGTACAACCTGAGCTCTGCTGAACAACTCGAAGGCCTGCGTCAGCGTAGTCTCGATATCGCTCTGGTGAGTGAGCCGCCGACCGATGACGATCCAGACCTGCTGGGGTTTCAGGTGCTCGACGATCCGATGTTGCTGGCGCTGCCGGAACAGCATCCGCTGGCCCGTCAGGACGCGCTGCACCCGGCGGATCTGGCTGGGCAGGAATGGATCGGCGTGCAAGCGCGTCAGGGCGCGGGTGATGAGTTCGTCAGTGCCTGCATCCGCGCGGGATTCACTCCCGATGTGCGCATGCAGGCCACCGAGCCGTTCACCGCGCTGGGGCTGGTGGCATCGGGGCTGGGGATCGCGATGATTCAGAAAGGCCTGAGCCACAACGCTCCGCCCGGGGTTGTGCTGCGCGAAGTGCCGTGGCTGGCGTTCACCACACCGCTGTGGGCGGCGTGGCATCGGATCAATTTGCGGCCATTGGTGGAGACGTTTCGCAAAGTCCTGACGGACCCAACCCCTTCTGACCAATCCACTCGCGCCAGTGGGGGGCAGCCTGCTGGGGATGGCGGTGGCATATCCGGCATCGCTGTCGACTGA
- a CDS encoding response regulator transcription factor, which yields MTRILTIEDDAVTAREIVAELSSHGLQVDWVDNGREGLDRAVSGNYDLITLDRMLPELDGLAIVTTLRTMGVATPILMISALSDVDERVRGLRAGGDDYLTKPFATDEMAARVEVLLRRQNSVATQATTLQVADLELDLISHEARRAEQVLTLLPTEYKLLEFLMRNSGQILSRMMIFEEVWGYHFDPGTNLIDVHIGRLRKKIDAAGNVPLIRTVRGSGYVIAEPV from the coding sequence ATGACTCGTATTTTGACCATCGAAGACGACGCCGTGACTGCCCGTGAAATCGTCGCCGAACTCAGCAGCCACGGCCTGCAAGTGGATTGGGTCGACAATGGCCGCGAAGGCCTCGACCGTGCCGTCAGCGGCAACTATGACCTGATCACCCTCGACCGCATGCTGCCGGAACTCGATGGCCTGGCCATCGTCACCACCCTGCGCACCATGGGCGTGGCGACGCCGATTCTGATGATCAGCGCGCTCTCCGACGTCGATGAGCGCGTGCGCGGCTTGCGGGCCGGCGGCGATGACTATCTGACCAAACCGTTCGCCACCGACGAGATGGCGGCGCGCGTGGAAGTGCTGCTGCGCCGCCAGAACAGTGTCGCCACCCAGGCCACCACGTTGCAGGTGGCCGATCTGGAACTGGACTTGATCAGCCACGAAGCACGCCGCGCCGAGCAGGTGCTGACGCTGCTGCCGACCGAATACAAGCTGCTGGAATTTCTGATGCGCAACAGTGGGCAGATCCTGTCGCGGATGATGATTTTCGAAGAAGTCTGGGGCTATCACTTCGACCCGGGCACCAACCTGATCGACGTACACATCGGTCGTCTGCGCAAGAAGATCGACGCGGCGGGCAATGTTCCGTTGATTCGCACGGTACGGGGCTCGGGTTATGTCATTGCCGAACCCGTCTGA